One genomic window of Diospyros lotus cultivar Yz01 chromosome 8, ASM1463336v1, whole genome shotgun sequence includes the following:
- the LOC127807508 gene encoding mitogen-activated protein kinase kinase kinase 1-like isoform X2: protein MNRMPRFFGHNKRSSDMDSKHKPKGPKLDRRLAKKNIDYEPSTSSSSSPGQDSSSLRTRSLEFSPLGSRRSFRVQGIDGEFDEICRSLGLSGPDDFAIPAAAWESRKVRSSSDLLPRPPLHQLRSPKVDSDSVRVTVRAGGLSEPAELIERTDVGDLSNELRDGLGFNDIYENKNVLYDSVLLTRNIESSRNGGGIKGVRPPVLAPPPSISLPVLDNSCSTWDILRSFAPDFDEGSSSARRYVSSDDEDNEEIEQREGVNEIRPGVTADLSPSCSFTTSNDDDSSSTTTEPMSNISPNGRFKRIISGWQKGDLLGRGSFGSVYEGIADGGFFFAVKEVSLLDQGDLGRQSIYQLEQEIALLSQFEHENIVQYYGTDKDESNLYIFLELVTKGSLLNLYQKYDLRDSQVSSYTRQILHGLKYLHERDVVHRDIKCANILVDASGSVKLADFGLAKATKLNDVKSCKGTAFWMAPEVVNRKNKNDGYGLPADIWSLGCTVLEMLTHQIPYSDFECICVPN, encoded by the exons ATGAATCGCATGCCTCGATTTTTCGGTCATAACAAGAGAAGCAGCGACATGGACTCCAAGCACAAGCCCAAGGGTCCGAAGCTTGATCGGCGATTGGCGAAGAAGAACATCGACTACGAGCCCTCTACGTCGTCCTCGTCGTCGCCGGGGCAGGACTCGTCGTCTCTTCGAACTCGATCGCTCGAATTTTCTCCTCTCGGGAGCAGGAGGAGCTTCAGAGTTCAAGGAATCGATGGCGAATTCGACGAAATTTGCCGGAGTTTGGGGCTTTCGGGCCCGGATGACTTTGCCATACCTGCCGCTGCTTGGGAGTCCAGGAAGGTTCGCTCGTCGTCCGATCTTCTTCCGAGGCCTCCATTGCACCAGCTGCGCAGTCCCAAGGTGGATTCGGATAGTGTTAGGGTTACTGTCCGAGCTGGAGGCTTATCCGAACCTGCCGAGTTGATTGAACGTACTGATGTCGGTGATTTGTCGAATGAATTGCGTGACGGTCTTGGATTTAACGATATATATGAGAATAAGAATGTGTTGTATGATTCTGTTCTATTAACGAGGAATATTGAGTCTTCTCGGAATGGTGGAGGAATTAAGGGCGTTCGGCCGCCGGTTCTTGCTCCTCCACCGTCTATTTCACTGCCGGTCCTCGACAATTCCTGCTCAACTTGGGATATTTTGAGGTCCTTTGCTCCGGACTTTGACGAAGGTTCCTCTTCTGCAAGAAGGTACGTTTCTTCAGATGATGAGGATAATGAAGAGATTGAGCAGCGCGAAGGGGTGAATGAGATAAGGCCGGGAGTGACTGCTGATCTTTCTCCTTCGTGCTCCTTTACTACGTCGAACGATGATGATTCTTCTAGTACCACCACTGAGCCTATGTCGAACATCTCACCAAATGGTAGATTCAAACGCATTATCTCTGGTTGGCAAAAGGGTGACCTTCTGGGTCGTGGGTCGTTCGGATCCGTATATGAAGGCATAGCCGA TGGTGGTTTCTTTTTTGCTGTGAAGGAAGTTTCTTTGCTTGATCAAGGAGACCTTGGAAGACAAAGCATTTATCAACTTGAGCAg GAAATTGCTCTTCTGAGTCAGTTTGAACATGAGAACATAGTCCAATATTATGGGACAGATAAG GATGAATCAAATCTCTATATCTTCCTTGAGCTGGTAACCAAGGGTTCCCTTTTAAATCTTTACCAGAAGTATGATCTTCGAGATTCTCAAGTCTCCTCTTACACAAGGCAAATTTTGCATGGCTTGAAATATCTCCATGAGCGAGATGTGGTTCACAG GGATATAAAGTGTGCTAATATATTAGTGGATGCTAGTGGATCTGTTAAGCTAGCAGATTTTGGATTGGCAAAG GCAACTAAATTAAACGATGTGAAATCTTGCAAGGGAACTGCTTTCTGGATGGCACCTGAG
- the LOC127807508 gene encoding mitogen-activated protein kinase kinase kinase 1-like isoform X3 codes for MNRMPRFFGHNKRSSDMDSKHKPKGPKLDRRLAKKNIDYEPSTSSSSSPGQDSSSLRTRSLEFSPLGSRRSFRVQGIDGEFDEICRSLGLSGPDDFAIPAAAWESRKVRSSSDLLPRPPLHQLRSPKVDSDSVRVTVRAGGLSEPAELIERTDVGDLSNELRDGLGFNDIYENKNVLYDSVLLTRNIESSRNGGGIKGVRPPVLAPPPSISLPVLDNSCSTWDILRSFAPDFDEGSSSARRYVSSDDEDNEEIEQREGVNEIRPGVTADLSPSCSFTTSNDDDSSSTTTEPMSNISPNGRFKRIISGWQKGDLLGRGSFGSVYEGIADGGFFFAVKEVSLLDQGDLGRQSIYQLEQEIALLSQFEHENIVQYYGTDKDESNLYIFLELVTKGSLLNLYQKYDLRDSQVSSYTRQILHGLKYLHERDVVHRDIKCANILVDASGSVKLADFGLAKATKLNDVKSCKGTAFWMAPEVVNRKNKNDGYGLPADIWSLGCTVLEMLTHQIPYSDFECMQAF; via the exons ATGAATCGCATGCCTCGATTTTTCGGTCATAACAAGAGAAGCAGCGACATGGACTCCAAGCACAAGCCCAAGGGTCCGAAGCTTGATCGGCGATTGGCGAAGAAGAACATCGACTACGAGCCCTCTACGTCGTCCTCGTCGTCGCCGGGGCAGGACTCGTCGTCTCTTCGAACTCGATCGCTCGAATTTTCTCCTCTCGGGAGCAGGAGGAGCTTCAGAGTTCAAGGAATCGATGGCGAATTCGACGAAATTTGCCGGAGTTTGGGGCTTTCGGGCCCGGATGACTTTGCCATACCTGCCGCTGCTTGGGAGTCCAGGAAGGTTCGCTCGTCGTCCGATCTTCTTCCGAGGCCTCCATTGCACCAGCTGCGCAGTCCCAAGGTGGATTCGGATAGTGTTAGGGTTACTGTCCGAGCTGGAGGCTTATCCGAACCTGCCGAGTTGATTGAACGTACTGATGTCGGTGATTTGTCGAATGAATTGCGTGACGGTCTTGGATTTAACGATATATATGAGAATAAGAATGTGTTGTATGATTCTGTTCTATTAACGAGGAATATTGAGTCTTCTCGGAATGGTGGAGGAATTAAGGGCGTTCGGCCGCCGGTTCTTGCTCCTCCACCGTCTATTTCACTGCCGGTCCTCGACAATTCCTGCTCAACTTGGGATATTTTGAGGTCCTTTGCTCCGGACTTTGACGAAGGTTCCTCTTCTGCAAGAAGGTACGTTTCTTCAGATGATGAGGATAATGAAGAGATTGAGCAGCGCGAAGGGGTGAATGAGATAAGGCCGGGAGTGACTGCTGATCTTTCTCCTTCGTGCTCCTTTACTACGTCGAACGATGATGATTCTTCTAGTACCACCACTGAGCCTATGTCGAACATCTCACCAAATGGTAGATTCAAACGCATTATCTCTGGTTGGCAAAAGGGTGACCTTCTGGGTCGTGGGTCGTTCGGATCCGTATATGAAGGCATAGCCGA TGGTGGTTTCTTTTTTGCTGTGAAGGAAGTTTCTTTGCTTGATCAAGGAGACCTTGGAAGACAAAGCATTTATCAACTTGAGCAg GAAATTGCTCTTCTGAGTCAGTTTGAACATGAGAACATAGTCCAATATTATGGGACAGATAAG GATGAATCAAATCTCTATATCTTCCTTGAGCTGGTAACCAAGGGTTCCCTTTTAAATCTTTACCAGAAGTATGATCTTCGAGATTCTCAAGTCTCCTCTTACACAAGGCAAATTTTGCATGGCTTGAAATATCTCCATGAGCGAGATGTGGTTCACAG GGATATAAAGTGTGCTAATATATTAGTGGATGCTAGTGGATCTGTTAAGCTAGCAGATTTTGGATTGGCAAAG GCAACTAAATTAAACGATGTGAAATCTTGCAAGGGAACTGCTTTCTGGATGGCACCTGAG